In Clostridium sporogenes, one genomic interval encodes:
- a CDS encoding uroporphyrinogen decarboxylase family protein, which translates to MIKEEMTPKERVVAFSKGEEIDRIICIPDMGVTMAPFIGVTARDYYHSAQLMADLEIALFKRLHHDGVSISTSLRGVAEAMGAKVGYPEYGISYLIEPAINSIDEIESLKVVDPLKDGNLPTLLEAIRLTRDALMDKVDVGAAMSGPFSVAASVVGTENLLKWMIKYPKKVHTLMDIVAESNNRYIEEVAKLGVSIGFADPVSSTSLISPKQFREFSLPALKKNINKIKEKTGGAPAIHICGNSKEIWEDVVNAGISNFSIDNAEDLQEAKNIMGDRVVITGNVPPVDVVYRGNKEAIFKSVKECIKKGHDSKKGYILSTGCQIPMHTPIENIEMFMEAGKTYGKYPIDL; encoded by the coding sequence TTGATCAAAGAAGAAATGACACCAAAAGAGAGGGTCGTAGCTTTTTCTAAAGGGGAGGAAATTGACAGAATAATATGTATTCCAGATATGGGAGTTACTATGGCACCTTTTATTGGAGTTACAGCTAGAGATTATTATCATTCAGCACAGCTTATGGCAGATTTAGAAATAGCTTTATTTAAAAGGCTTCATCATGATGGTGTAAGTATATCTACTAGCCTTAGAGGAGTTGCCGAGGCTATGGGCGCTAAAGTTGGTTATCCCGAATATGGAATTTCTTATTTAATAGAGCCAGCTATTAATTCTATAGATGAAATAGAATCTCTTAAAGTTGTGGATCCTTTAAAAGATGGGAATCTACCAACTTTACTTGAAGCAATAAGACTTACTAGAGATGCGCTTATGGATAAAGTAGATGTTGGTGCTGCTATGTCTGGACCTTTTAGTGTTGCAGCTTCTGTAGTTGGAACAGAAAACCTATTAAAATGGATGATTAAGTATCCTAAAAAAGTTCACACTTTAATGGATATAGTAGCAGAATCTAATAATAGATACATAGAGGAAGTAGCCAAGCTTGGAGTATCTATTGGATTTGCAGATCCAGTTTCATCTACTAGTCTTATAAGTCCAAAACAATTTAGAGAATTTTCATTACCAGCTCTAAAGAAAAATATTAATAAAATAAAAGAGAAGACTGGCGGAGCTCCTGCTATACATATTTGTGGCAATAGTAAGGAAATATGGGAAGATGTTGTGAATGCGGGGATTTCTAATTTTAGTATTGATAATGCAGAAGATTTACAAGAGGCTAAAAACATAATGGGAGATAGAGTAGTCATTACTGGAAACGTTCCCCCTGTAGATGTAGTCTATAGAGGAAATAAAGAAGCTATCTTTAAATCCGTTAAAGAATGTATTAAAAAAGGTCATGATTCTAAGAAAGGCTATATTTTAAGTACAGGATGTCAAATTCCAATGCATACACCAATAGAAAATATTGAAATGTTTATGGAAGCAGGAAAAACTTATGGAAAATATCCCATAGACCTATAA